From the genome of Procambarus clarkii isolate CNS0578487 chromosome 83, FALCON_Pclarkii_2.0, whole genome shotgun sequence, one region includes:
- the LOC138358481 gene encoding proteoglycan 4-like, translating to MAPRHPLVMAPRHPLVMAPHHPLVVVPRHPLVMAPRHPLVVAPRHPLVMAPRHPLVVVPRHPLVMAPRHPLVMAPRHPLVVVPRHPLVMAPRHPLVVVPRHPLVMAPRHPLVMAPRHPLVMAPRHPLVVAPRHPLVMAPRHPLVVVPRHPLVVSPRHPLVVVPRHPLVVVPRHPLVVAPRHPLVMAPRHPLVMAPHHPLEVVPRHPLVMAPRHSLVVAPRHPLVVVPRHPLVVVPRHPLVVAPRHPLVVVPRHPLVVAPRHPLVMAPRHPQVVVPRHQLVVAPRHPLVVVPRHPLVIAPRHSLVVAPRHPLVVVPRHPLVVVPRHPLVVAPRHPLVMAIRHPLVVVPRHPLVVAPRHPLVMAPRHPQVVVPRHPLVVAPRHPLVMAPRHPLVVVPRHPLVMAPRHPLVVVPRHPLVIATRW from the coding sequence ATGGCCCCTCGCCACCCGCTGGTGATGGCACCTCGCCACCCGCTGGTGATGGCCCCTCACCACCCGCTGGTGGTGGTACCTCGCCACCCGCTGGTGATGGCCCCTCGCCACCCGCTGGTGGTGGCCCCTCGCCACCCGCTGGTGATGGCACCTCGCCACCCGCTGGTGGTGGTACCTCGCCACCCGCTGGTGATGGCACCTCGCCACCCACTGGTGATGGCACCTCGCCAcccgctggtggtggtccctCGACACCCGCTGGTGATGGCACCTCGCCACCCGCTGGTGGTGGTACCTCGCCACCCGCTGGTGATGGCACCTCGCCACCCGCTGGTGATGGCCCCTCGCCACCCGCTGGTGATGGCCCCTCGCCACCCGCTGGTGGTGGCCCCTCGCCACCCGCTGGTGATGGCACCTCGCCACCCGCTGGTGGTGGTACCTCGCCACCCGCTGGTGGTGTCCCCTCGCCACCCGCTGGTGGTGGTACCTCGCCAcccactggtggtggtccctcgCCACCCTCTGGTTGTGGCCCCTCGCCACCCGCTGGTGATGGCCCCTCGCCACCCGCTGGTGATGGCCCCTCACCACCCGCTGGAGGTGGTACCTCGCCACCCGCTGGTGATGGCCCCTCGCCACTCGCTGGTGGTGGCCCCTCGCCACCCGCTGGTGGTGGTACCTCGCCACCCGCTGGTGGTAGTACCTCGCCACCCGCTGGTGGTGGCCCCTCGCCACCCGCTGGTGGTGGTACCTCGCCACCCGCTGGTGGTGGCCCCTCGCCACCCGCTGGTGATGGCCCCTCGCCACCCGCAGGTGGTGGTACCTCGCCACCAACTGGTGGTGGCCCCTCGCCACCCACTGGTGGTGGTACCTCGCCACCCGCTGGTGATTGCCCCTCGCCACTCGCTGGTGGTGGCCCCTCGCCACCCGCTGGTGGTGGTACCTCGCCACCCGCTCGTGGTAGTACCTCGCCACCCGCTGGTGGTGGCCCCTCGCCACCCGCTGGTGATGGCCATTCGCCACCCGCTGGTGGTGGTACCTCGCCACCCGCTGGTGGTGGCCCCTCGCCACCCGCTGGTGATGGCCCCTCGCCACCCGCAGGTGGTGGTACCTCGCCACCCGCTGGTGGTGGCCCCTCGCCACCCGCTGGTGATGGCCCCTCGCCACCCGCTGGTGGTGGTACCTCGCCACCCGCTGGTGATGGCACCTCGCCACCCACTGGTGGTGGTACCTCGCCACCCGCTGGTGATCGCAACCCGCTGGTGA